The sequence AATCTTTATAGTTGAGATTAAAAACATAATCCTTATCCGAGCTGTTTTGAAGCGTGACTGTCTGTGTCACTTTTTCTCCCGGATTACCGGTGAAAAACAAGCGTGTAGGCGACATAGAGATACTTTGTGCCAGAAGCGAAGAAGACCCTGTGAGGATAAAGAAAATGAAAAGGTAAATAAACTTGCGCATGGTGTAAATTGTTTAAAAATAAAAGATTCCCAAAACTACTGAAAACGTAACTAAAGGAACCTTTACAAACTAAAAAAATTTATTATAAAGCAGTTGCGGTATAAGTTACTGTTTGTGTATAAGTTCCAGCTGGCTTGCCTAAAATTTTATTAGAAGATGATTGCGCTGCAGGGATTGTATAGTCCAAATTCAACGTTAATGCACTTCCAAGTGGAGCATTTGCAACTAAAGTTTGGTCAGTTGCAGATAAAACTACAGCGCTTTTTGTTCCGCCCATTGTTCCAGCAGCCGCAGCAGCTTTGATTGTTAAAACATCTACAGGGATTAAGTTGGTTCCATTCATGAAATTAGCACCCCCTGCTTTTACTTTAACGTTAAAGTTCTTCGTTGAAGTAACTTTCAAAGAGTTGGCTTTAGTAATGGTTTGATCAGAGTTGTAGTCTGCTGCAGTAGCATAGTTAAAGTCAACCGTATTACCAATTGCAGTACTTCCCGCATCAATAGATATCACATCGTTCAGGGTAATGTTTACGGTCGTTGTTGCGGTTGTATTTTGAGCCTGAACATTGTTAGTGCCTAATACGATTGCTCCAATAGTTAAGGCTGCGATTGCGAATTGTTTTGTCATGATAGTAATATTTAATTTTTTATTTTTATTTAATTGTTCTCTTTTGAACACTACAAATCTACGGCGGCGATAAAAGTTTCTTTGTAGTTGAAAATGGAAGTTCATGTAGTAAAATAACTACACGGTTGATTCATTTGGTTTAAATAGAAAAGCCCTCAACACTAGAAAGTGTTGAGGGCGTATATATAATTGCTGTGTTTTTATTATAAAGCTGTTGCAGTCTACGTAACTGTTTGCGTATAATTTTTCTTTAGGTTTTCACAAAAAATATTTATAGGTTGGTAAATTTGTTATCATCGTTTTTTGAGATTTGATAACTTTAAAAAGATATAAAACGACTTAATAAATTTACTGAATGTTTTGTGTATGTATTAATTAGATTTAAATGTCCAAAAACCTAGATTTTACCTTACAGCTGATAGATACTTATTACCGGATTTTGAATTTTCTCTATATCGCTATCAATACATACAAAATCAAAGGCCTCCTGTAGGAAGCCTTCGAAACACCAAATCACAAAATATTAATATGAAAAAAAATATTATAAAGCTGTTGCAGTATAAGTTACTGTTTGCGTATAAGTTCCGGCTGGTTTACCTAAAATGTCGGCTGAAGATGATTTCGCTGCAGGAATCGTGTAATCCAAATTCAACGTTAATGCACTTCCTAGTGGAGCATTCGTAACTAAAGTTTGATCAGTTGCAGATAAAACTACAGCGGTTTTTGTTCCGCCCATTGTTCCGGCAGCTGCAGCAGCTTTGATCGTCAAAACATTTACAGGGATTAAGTTAACTCCATTCATGAAATTAGCACCCCCTGCTTTTACTTTAACGTTAAAGTTCTTCGTTGAAGTAACTTTCAAAGAGTTGGCTTTAGTAATCGTTTGATCAGAGTTATAGTCCGCTGCAGTAACATAGTTAAAATCAACCGTATTACCAATTGCAGTACTTCCGGCGTCTATAGAGATCACATCGTTCAGGGTAATGTTTACTGTTGTTGTTGCGGTTGTATTTTGAGCCTGAACATTGTTAGTTCCTAATACGATTGCTCCAATAGTTAAGGCTGCGATTGCGAATTGTTTTGTCATGATAGTAATATTTAATTTTTTATTTTTATTTAATTGTTCTCTTTTGAACACTACAAATCTACGGCGGCGATAAAAGTTTCTTTGTAGTTGAAAATGGAAGTTCATGTAGTAAAATAACTACACGGTTGATTTCAACGAAAAGCCCTCAACATTTACATGTTGAGGGCTTTTATAAATAATTATTCGTTATAATTACAATGCAGTTGCAGTATAAGTTATTGTTTGCGTATATGTTCCTTTGGGTTTTCCTAGAAGAACCTTTGATGCTTTTTCTGCCGAAATAGAATAAGCAATATTTAAAATTTGGTTTGAACCTAAACTTGCGTTACTTACAAGCACCTGATCATTTGTAGATAAAGTTACCTCATTCATAGTTCCCATTAAGCTTCCCCCTGATATCGCTTTTACCTGTAATACATCTACAGGAATAAGGTTTGCGCCACTTACAAAATTTGCGCCCTCAGATTTTATTTTTACATCGAAATTTTTGGAGGAATTTATGACTAAACTATTGGGTACCGTTACACTTTTTGAAGAATTATAATCTGTTGTATTCACATAATTAAAATCTACAGCGCCTCCTGAGGCAACACTTCCTTCGTCGATTGAAATAATATCTGCTAAATTAATATTGACTGACGTACCCACATGGTCTGAATGTTGCGCCTGAACCTGATGAGTTCCTACTGCTATTAGAGATAGCATGGCGATGAAGATTTGTTTTTTCATAATAGAATAAATTTAAAATTGGTGTAAAATAAATGCTGTTATTCTAATTTAATAGTTCTGTGATACTTGGTTGAATCAAATCTAATACCATTATTTGAAATGACCAAATGCTTTGTTGCTATTTTTTTAGCAATAAATGTTTCACCATCCGCACCAATCTTAAACAGCAACAATTTGCTAAAATATATGGTGTAACTTTATCATTATTAGGAAAATAGAACAAGAAAAGGATCGCTTAAGTTTAATATAATGCAGCCCAATTAACGAAAGAGGAGATTCATTTAAAATCCTAAGGGTAATTTGTATTTGCTCCTTAAATATATTATAACTACAAATAATTTTGTAAGAAACTCATCCTACTTAGCAGGATATTTAATTGTAGGATGAAATATGTATTAATGCAACTATTTCTGCTTTTTTGGAAACTTTACTTAGAATTGATATTGAAAATTTAATTCTATCAAGAATATAATCTCCTCTTAAAGTCTTCGCTTTATCAGTTCTTTAGTCTAAAGAAAAACATTGATCCACTCTGATAATCTTTTAAAGGAATACCCTCCTTATAATTGACCAGCCATTTGTTGAAGTTTACAAACATCTTTGTTTGTAAAGATATCATCTCTCTTCCTGTAATAAGCATCTCTGATAACTTGATCACGTTGAGTACGAAAATTAGAAATTAAAATTTTCAAAAGCGAACTTCTTCTTTTCCATTCAGGACATATTCATTGGCTTTGTTTTTAAAATAAGTTCGTCGTCTTCAGCAATTAGAATTACAATAGTCTTATTATTTATTTATACTAGATCTTTTATTAATTGTAATCCTACTGTTATTTCATGTACTATCTCATGCTCCATAGCATTATAGTCCATGTTTTCTTCAATGCATTTCTCCCAATTGGAAGTTTGTTCTGTGAGCATAATTAAGCCAGCAGTTCCGGCAGTTCCTCTCAGCTTATGAAGAATTTTCTTTAGCTCTTCGGTATTTTTTTGTTTCACCGCCGATTTTATATTTTCTTTAGCTTGATCAAACTCCTGTATCACTAAGTTTAAAAATATCACTTTAAAATCATCATCATCTCCCATCTGCTCGCTCAGAAGATTCATATCCAAATATCCTTCAGGATGTGGTAGGATTTCAGACAATTCCTGAACATCAGTGCCAATATACTTTTTCAGCATTTCTAAAAGATCGTTTTGTCTAAGAGGTTTTGGCAGGAAATCATTCATTCCCGAACTCAGACATTTTTCTTTTTCGCCTACAACGTTTCCTGCGGTAATACCAATAATCGGAACGGCAGAGTATTCCGGCAACAGACGAATCTGTTTTGTAGCTTCAATCCCGTCCATTACCGGCATTTGTACATCCATTAGAACGATATCAAAAAACTGATCACGGCATTGTTCTAATGCCTGCAAACCATCCGTTGCTTCTGTTAGTTTTGCATCTGGAATCAGTGATTTCATCATTCTGTTATTCAGAACCATGTTAACCGGATTATCATCGACAAGCAAAACTTTGGGAGAAGTCATTAGTGGAAAATATTCTTCTTTCTGCACCGACTTAGCGGCAGCCAATTCTTTTTCTGAACTTTTAATTGCACGTCGTAACGTCTTGTATAATTCTTCAGATTTAATAGGTTTTAGCAGAAAATAGGAGCTTTCTTCCTTTCTGAATGAATTGATAACGTCATGCTCTTCAGAAGATGTGTGAAGAATAACGAGAGGAGATGCCTCATTTTGTTCATTAAATAGCTGCTTTATTTTTTCAATTGTTTCTAAGCCTGATATAATCGGCATGTGGTAATCTACCAGAATAATGTCAAAACGCTCGCCGGCTAAAAGTATCTGAAGAGCTTCCATTCCGTTGGCAGCGAGCTTAGAATCTATATTCTTATAAGCAAGCATGTGCTGAAGAATAACCCTGTTTGCTTCATTATCGTCAACAATTAGAACCTTATT comes from Chryseobacterium sp. 3008163 and encodes:
- a CDS encoding peptidoglycan-binding protein LysM; the protein is MKKQIFIAMLSLIAVGTHQVQAQHSDHVGTSVNINLADIISIDEGSVASGGAVDFNYVNTTDYNSSKSVTVPNSLVINSSKNFDVKIKSEGANFVSGANLIPVDVLQVKAISGGSLMGTMNEVTLSTNDQVLVSNASLGSNQILNIAYSISAEKASKVLLGKPKGTYTQTITYTATAL
- a CDS encoding peptidoglycan-binding protein LysM; the encoded protein is MTKQFAIAALTIGAIVLGTNNVQAQNTTATTTVNITLNDVISIDAGSTAIGNTVDFNYATAADYNSDQTITKANSLKVTSTKNFNVKVKAGGANFMNGTNLIPVDVLTIKAAAAAGTMGGTKSAVVLSATDQTLVANAPLGSALTLNLDYTIPAAQSSSNKILGKPAGTYTQTVTYTATAL
- a CDS encoding peptidoglycan-binding protein LysM, whose translation is MTKQFAIAALTIGAIVLGTNNVQAQNTTATTTVNITLNDVISIDAGSTAIGNTVDFNYVTAADYNSDQTITKANSLKVTSTKNFNVKVKAGGANFMNGVNLIPVNVLTIKAAAAAGTMGGTKTAVVLSATDQTLVTNAPLGSALTLNLDYTIPAAKSSSADILGKPAGTYTQTVTYTATAL